Proteins found in one Nanoarchaeota archaeon genomic segment:
- the mtnP gene encoding S-methyl-5'-thioadenosine phosphorylase has product MQTNTDIAEIGIIGGTGVYDPALLKDTTEVYPDTPYGKPSSKIVIGTLAGKRVAFLNRHGPGHAIPPHLVNSRANISALKSLGVKHILAPTAVGSLQESYKPGDLVVVDQFIDRTHGRQSTFYDNGKVCHISVADPFCPDLRKLLIETGKSHGFAIHEKGTMVCVNGPRFSTRAESFLFKSWGCHTINMTLVPECVLAREAEICYAAIAMVTDYDCWKDHNVSIEEIVATMKQNEAKVKKMLVEAIAKIPNTRGCSCATALKGALI; this is encoded by the coding sequence ATGCAAACAAATACGGATATTGCAGAAATTGGCATTATTGGAGGCACCGGAGTTTACGACCCCGCGCTTCTGAAAGACACAACAGAAGTTTATCCTGATACGCCTTACGGCAAGCCGAGCTCAAAAATTGTTATCGGCACGCTTGCAGGAAAAAGAGTCGCGTTTCTGAACAGGCACGGCCCGGGGCACGCAATACCGCCGCATCTTGTGAATTCGCGCGCAAATATTTCAGCGCTCAAAAGCCTTGGAGTAAAGCATATTCTTGCGCCTACTGCTGTCGGTTCTTTGCAGGAGAGCTACAAGCCGGGCGACCTCGTTGTTGTGGACCAGTTTATTGACAGGACTCATGGAAGGCAATCGACATTTTACGATAATGGTAAGGTTTGCCATATTTCTGTTGCAGACCCGTTCTGCCCTGATTTAAGAAAACTGCTTATAGAAACCGGAAAATCGCATGGATTTGCAATTCATGAAAAAGGCACAATGGTTTGCGTCAACGGCCCTCGGTTTTCAACGCGCGCGGAATCCTTTCTTTTCAAGTCATGGGGCTGCCACACGATAAATATGACGCTTGTGCCTGAGTGCGTTTTGGCGCGCGAAGCCGAGATATGCTATGCCGCAATTGCAATGGTCACTGATTACGACTGCTGGAAGGATCACAATGTCAGCATCGAGGAAATCGTGGCAACAATGAAGCAGAACGAGGCAAAAGTCAAAAAGATGCTTGTTGAAGCGATCGCGAAAATACCGAACACGCGCGGATGCTCGTGCGCAACGGCATTGAAAGGCGCATTGATTTGA